A segment of the Manihot esculenta cultivar AM560-2 chromosome 13, M.esculenta_v8, whole genome shotgun sequence genome:
TTCATTTGTGAGGGCATAATAGTCATTAGAGAAATTATACTTTCTCCTACTCTTGTAATCTATCCAAacaaaattctattattttcttttcacctTAATTTCTCTCATATTTCTTTCACAATGAACCATCAAACAAAGGGTAACACAAAGTTTATGCAGAATTATTCATGactgaattttctttttgaaaaaaagaaagCTAACCCGAATGAGCAGAAACAAGCAGAACTATCTCTCTTTTTATTCTACTTTCCAATTTGcttgctgaaaaaaaaaattcaaaatctagTTCTCTGTGATCTGTACCACAGAATCAAGAAGCAAAGAAATCTATATCCAAGAATGAAGCTCAACATTACTCCTAAATTACTCCATTTCTTTGACTCTTCCAGACCCTGCTGCATCAAAAACTCTTCACCGTACATGAAGCAGTCTCCTTCAATAAGCTCCAAGCATTTCTTCTTTCCCCTCCCTCCACCATACTCATTTATTACAAAACACTCAAATGGGTATTTAAACAGGCTCAGATAATGCATGAAAATCCAATAATCAGGTATGTCTTGTTTTGCTATGAAATACCCAGAAAACAGGAAGAAAGAACCCATAAGCCCAGCAATTATTGATGTTCCCATGATGAAATTTGGCACAAGAGCACTAAAGCATACAACAAAAGAATTTGACATCAAGAAAGCCATCCATACTACCAATAAGAAATAGATGAATCCATCTGTTTCCCTTCTCAATCCCACTAGAAAGTATACTGGTGTGCTGTAGAGGAGTGCCACAATTAACAGAAATGGGATGAAAACAAGAGTGTTTGATATGACATAAGAAGATATTCTGTAATACCCTTTTGAAGTTTCTCTCATTAAAATTCTTCTCTCTTGCAAGAAAATTGGTAGGCCTTCAGTTGTTGATGCTAGCAAGAAGGTGAGGCTGAAGGCAAAAAACCCAATTTGAGTTTGTAGCTTGTGCTTGTTTGGATCATTTGCTGCATTCATAAATACAGTTCCAAGCACAATCCCAGCAAGCATTGCTTGTATTATTCTTGCAAGGAAGAGTTGATTGGTTCTGGAAATAATGGTGGAGAATCTCTGAGCCAGTATTAGAATCTCCTTGAATCTACCATTGGGGTAACATATTTTAGCCTCTCTGAGATTTCTAATGTTGGGATTTCTTCTGATTTCTTCATAATCTTGTTCTGTCACATTACCTTCTGTTTCACTTTCTTCTGTGTCTATTACTAGAGTTTCTGTCACTTCAACAGCAAACTCAAGAACATTGACATGCCTGGGAACGGAATGACCAGCAAATCTAAGATGCTGCTCAAGGAGATCCAGGGATCCTTGGTGAAGGACAGTGCCATTTGATAATAACAGAATCTGATCAAACAGCTCAAGAATTCGAAAACCGGGTTGATGGATGGTTAAGACAATTGTTTTACCTTGCTTTGTAGCCATAGATTTGAGCAACAGAACTACATGAAGAGCTGATGCAGAATCCAATCCTGAAGTTGGTTCATCGATTAAAAGAACAGGTGGATCATGAACTAAATCTACACCAATAGACACTCTACGTTTCTCACCACCTGAAATCCCTCGGTTTGATTCACTACCAATTCTTACATTTGCAACATTCTCTAATCCAAGCTCTTTCAGCAGTGCTTGAACTCTCAACGCAGCAGAAGCTTGGAACTCGCCTCTCAGCCTGAGACGAGCACTGTACATGAGAGTTTCTTCAACAGTAAGAAGTGGAAAGAGAACTTCTTCTTGCGTGACATAACCTGATAATCTCCGAAAACATCTAGCATTCATTGGTTGCTCATTAACAAGAACTTGACCAGAGACTCTTCCAGGTGGGATTATACCAGCAAGTGTCTCCAACAATGTTGTTTTTCCAGCCCCACTTGGACCAGCAATTGCCATGATCTCCCCTGGTCGAGCTTCACAACTCACATTTCTCAGTATGTAACCCCTAACTGATGTTGTCTTCCAGTGATGAAGCCAGTTACAGTCATCAATCTGACTGGATAGTTTGTAAGAAAGTTTATTTGCTCTAATTCGATACTGAGTTTTCAGTGCAGTAGAATCAGGAGATTTTCTTGGTAGTTCCATTCAGAGAAATGGTAAAGAAAGAAGGCTACGAGAAATgaaaagaagagaggaagaggcAGAAGTGAGAAGATAAGCCAACACACCAAACGTGCACCATGTTGTACACGCCAGTAGCCAAAGCATATATTTTCTTAGGCCAAATATATGAATTGGTCTTTGGCTTATTTAGTGTTAAGTCCTACATTTATAGGGTATCAAGCAAAAATACTTCCGGCAATTCTCTCTCCTAAAATGCCTTTCAAGATCAATATTGTATAGGAGTCTATCTGAATATGGCAATCTTAATGTTGAGCCATCTACATGTGTTAAGTCTCTGCAAATTTTACAATGTTCGAACACATACACATATTTGGTCCTATAAGTTTCGCGCTTGGAATGTTTAGTTCTGATTAGGTGTCAGAGCAAAAAtgctttatttaaaattttggatagTTCTTCTCTACAACGCGACTTTGTATATCACagagttttttttaaatcattcataatacaaaaatttattttcaaatcatTGCAAGACGGAAACTATTTACCATATCCAGTGTATTAAAGTTAGTTTGTTCGGCAATAtgtttaaaacttttttttttttaaatgtgtatgtttatttatatataaataaataaaatttttagctgTGTTTTAGTGAGAtgcaataataatttatttttattatatacgttgaaagtttatataaatatgattttgtgtagtaaaaaaattattgtaattttagtCAAAGAATTTAGTTGAGtaaaaattattgtaattttaagtaaaaaagttttttttaattgccagtcgaatcgaaataattaaatacaaatattttttttaaaaaaattttacaaaatttattttGCTCGTATAAAAATCACTCCCGCTCTAAAAACATAATCTTCAATGATTAAGAAATAAGCAATTTATAAAGGAGGAGAGATCAATTCTGTGTTATTTACATAGGAGAGAGCGGATAGTATACGTTGGAATTAGTTTCGGCACTTGTAGTACTGAACTAGCCATTGGATATGTGTCCGACATTTAATATTTGCATGTTT
Coding sequences within it:
- the LOC110629007 gene encoding ABC transporter G family member 10; the protein is MELPRKSPDSTALKTQYRIRANKLSYKLSSQIDDCNWLHHWKTTSVRGYILRNVSCEARPGEIMAIAGPSGAGKTTLLETLAGIIPPGRVSGQVLVNEQPMNARCFRRLSGYVTQEEVLFPLLTVEETLMYSARLRLRGEFQASAALRVQALLKELGLENVANVRIGSESNRGISGGEKRRVSIGVDLVHDPPVLLIDEPTSGLDSASALHVVLLLKSMATKQGKTIVLTIHQPGFRILELFDQILLLSNGTVLHQGSLDLLEQHLRFAGHSVPRHVNVLEFAVEVTETLVIDTEESETEGNVTEQDYEEIRRNPNIRNLREAKICYPNGRFKEILILAQRFSTIISRTNQLFLARIIQAMLAGIVLGTVFMNAANDPNKHKLQTQIGFFAFSLTFLLASTTEGLPIFLQERRILMRETSKGYYRISSYVISNTLVFIPFLLIVALLYSTPVYFLVGLRRETDGFIYFLLVVWMAFLMSNSFVVCFSALVPNFIMGTSIIAGLMGSFFLFSGYFIAKQDIPDYWIFMHYLSLFKYPFECFVINEYGGGRGKKKCLELIEGDCFMYGEEFLMQQGLEESKKWSNLGVMLSFILGYRFLCFLILWYRSQRTRF